Proteins from one Meriones unguiculatus strain TT.TT164.6M chromosome 10, Bangor_MerUng_6.1, whole genome shotgun sequence genomic window:
- the Adh5 gene encoding alcohol dehydrogenase class-3, translating to MANQVIRCKAAVAWEAGKPLSIEEVEVAPPKAHEVRIKIIATAVCHTDAYTLSGADPEGCFPVILGHEGAGIVESVGEGVTKLKAGDTVIPLYIPQCGECKFCLNPKTNLCQKIRVTQGKGLMPDGTSRFTCRGKPVFHFMGTSTFSEYTVVADISVAKIDPLAPLDKVCLLGCGISTGYGAAVNTAKVEPGSTCAVFGLGGVGLAVIMGCKVAGASRIIGVDINKDKFDKAKEFGASECVNPQDFSKPIQEVLIEMTDGGVDYSFECIGNVKVMRAALEAAHKGWGVSVVVGVAASGEEISTRPFQLVTGRTWKGTAFGGWKSVESVPKLVSEYMSKKIKVDEFVTGSLSFDQINKAFELMHSGKSIRTVLKM from the exons GTGATCAGGTGCAAGGCTGCAGTCGCCTGGGAGGCCGGAAAGCCTCTCTCCATAGAGGAGGTAGAAGTGGCGCCTCCAAAGGCTCATGAAGTTCGAATTAAG ATCATCGCCACTGCCGTTTGCCACACTGATGCCTATACCTTGAGCGGAGCTGATCCCGAGGGATGTTTCCCGGTGATCTTGGGACATGAAGGTGCTGGAATTGTGGAAAGCGTTGGTGAAGGGGTCACAAAGCTGAAGGCAG GTGATACTGTCATCCCACTTTACATCCCACAGTGTGGAGAGTGCAAATTTTGCCTGAATCCTAAAACAAACCTTTGCCAGAAAATAAG agTCACTCAGGGGAAAGGACTGATGCCCGATGGTACTAGCAGATTTACCTGCAGAGGAAAGCCTGTCTTTCATTTCATGGGAACCAGCACATTTTCCGAGTACACAGTTGTGGCTGACATCTCTGTTGCTAAAATCGATCCTTTGGCGCCTTTGGATAAAGTCTGCCTTCTTGGTTGTGGCATTTCAACTGGCTACGGTGCTGCTGTGAACACTGCCAAG GTGGAGCCTGGTTCTACCTGTGCCGTCTTTGGCCTGGGAGGAGTTGGATTGGCAGTGATCATGGGCTGTAAAGTGGCTGGTGCATCCCGGATCATTGGTGTCGATATCAATAAAGACAAATTCGACAAGGCCAAAGAATTCGGAGCCTCTGAATGTGTCAACCCCCAGGATTTCAGTAAACCCATCCAGGAAGTACTCATCGAGATGACGGATGGCGGAGTGGACTACTCCTTTGAATGTATTGGCAACGTAAAGGTCATG AGAGCAGCCCTTGAGGCAGCCCACAAAGGCTGGGGCGTCAGTGTGGTGGTTGGTGTAGCCGCTTCAGGTGAAGAAATCTCCACTCGTCCATTCCAGCTGGTGACAGGACGCACATGGAAAGGGACTGCCTTTGGAG GATGGAAGAGTGTAGAGAGTGTCCCAAAGCTGGTGTCTGAATATATGTCCAAAAAGATAAAAGTTGATGAATTTGTGACTGGCAGTCTGTCCTTCGATCAAATTAACAAAGCCTTTGAGCTGATGCACTCGGGGAAAAG CATTCGGACTGTTCTAAAGATGTAA